A DNA window from Vigna angularis cultivar LongXiaoDou No.4 chromosome 1, ASM1680809v1, whole genome shotgun sequence contains the following coding sequences:
- the LOC108339966 gene encoding uncharacterized protein LOC108339966, which produces MKAKTSNTETAHKEKIVVDVGSHKEYYDVSTTLAATDLHSLSLQSPKPRFPSLSLPNSTNSTPSNLMKKKLKQRIIESPCQGRTLMHQHNQLQEMHLRRSKSCGEGRARAPSDEFDLWWATPIAVECVHQNSFSKTETTRDILVSGKDMEAYEEEGFKCSALCLYLPGFGKGKPVKMRKEGSVMEGAVISRTVSLEKFECGSWASSALFHEIEADPMNSSYFDLPLELIKCSASDVHAPVASAFVFEKDLKGLPKTGSSTKPQHFRFSTSSSTSKPASPASCITPPLSKAREDFTAFLEAQSA; this is translated from the coding sequence ATGAAAGCCAAAACCTCAAACACTGAGACGGCccataaagaaaaaattgtggTGGATGTAGGGTCTCACAAAGAATATTATGATGTTAGTACAACGTTGGCAGCCACTGATTTGCACAGTCTATCTTTACAATCCCCAAAGCCAAGATTTCCGAGCCTTAGTCTTCCAAATTCAACCAACTCAACACCTTCAAATctgatgaagaagaaactgaAACAAAGGATCATAGAATCACCATGCCAAGGTAGAACACTCATGCATCAGCATAACCAATTACAAGAAATGCACTTGAGGAGGAGCAAGTCATGTGGCGAGGGAAGAGCTCGTGCACCATCAGATGAATTTGATCTCTGGTGGGCTACACCAATTGCAGTTGAATGTGTTCATCAGAACAGCTTCTCCAAAACTGAAACCACCAGAGATATTCTTGTGAGTGGGAAGGATATGGAAGCATATGAAGAGGAGGGGTTTAAGTGCAGTGCTCTTTGCCTGTATCTTCCTGGCTTTGGGAAAGGAAAACCTGttaaaatgagaaaagaagGATCAGTGATGGAAGGTGCTGTAATATCTAGGACGGTTTCTTTGGAAAAGTTTGAGTGTGGTTCTTGGGCTTCTTCTGCGCTGTTTCATGAGATTGAAGCAGACCCCATGAATTCCTCGTACTTTGATCTGCCATTGGAGTTGATCAAATGCAGTGCTAGTGATGTGCATGCCCCAGTTGCCTCAGCTTTTGTCTTTGAGAAGGACCTTAAAGGGCTTCCTAAGACTGGATCTTCTACAAAACCTCAACATTTTCGGTTTTCAACATCATCTTCTACATCAAAGCCCGCCTCTCCAGCATCCTGCATTACTCCTCCTTTAAGCAAAGCCAGAGAGGATTTTACAGCCTTCTTAGAAGCTCAAAGTGCATGA